ACAAGTACTCGTTGATAAGTCCCGTGGACCTGATCCCCTCGACGGTCCAATCATCCACCAGGGCGTTGGTGCCCTCGACCCCGGCCTTATGGAACGCCTCCGCCAGGATGGAGGTGACAATGGTATTGTCGGCTATGACCGCTATCTCCGCCTCCCTCAGGGCATACTCGTTCCCGTTGAAGGAAATGGAAAGCCCCCCTCCTTCCCTCACCAGCTGGAAGGCCTGTACGTCGGTAATGGAATCACCGATGTACATGGTGTCCTCCAGACCGATCCCCGTCCTCCTCCTTATGTCCATCACCGCCGACGCCTTCTCCTCGCCACCGACCGGATTGATGTCCATGAGCAGCTGGTTGACCGACATCTCCATCAGGTCCTCCATGAAGATCTCATCGAGCCTGTGGATGGTCGCTCGGTCCTGGAACCGCAGGTCCTCGATGCTCCGGGCGTTCTCAGGCAACCGCATCTCTTCCATCCTGGCGATCTCCTGAGCGATGGCCTTGATCCGGTCACCCTCACAGGGGTCGGTCTTGATGACATCCATGTCGAGAGCGGTGCTGTAGGTGTTCTCGAGAGGGAACCCGATGGCGTCGCACAAGGCACTGATGAAGTGCTCGTAGGACGTGGCCACGATGAAGGGGGTCATGAACTCCTGCACGAAGCGCATGGTCTTCTTCGCGCCGGGTATCGTCATGATGTTCTTGCGGGAGTACTCTAGAATTGAGGAGTCGGTGGCACCGTAGGCCTTCAGGAAGGGAAGGATCAGCTTGAGGGTGTCGCCCGCCTTGTAGTTGGGACGCTGGATTAGATTGGATAATATGTCATCGTACTGGCTGACGGTACGGAATAGTTCTGCACCGTTCTCTATCATATCGCGGCATAGTTCGAAAGCGTTGTCGTTCTTGGTGATGGGGCCCTCGCTGTCACTGATGAACTGCCTCCATCCCCCAGTCATGGTCTCCTCAAGTCCGTCAAAGTCCATGCTATTACCCCTCGGCCTCCTCTTACGCCGACGATGGCCCTACGCCAACTCCGTGGCAGATCCGTTCAGGTACGATTTCGAACCTGATGAGATTCTTATCTTTTATGTGTATTTTTCCATAGGCCGCATAGGCGGCCTGGGGATCGGCATTATCTCTAACATCGTAGCCATCCATCAATGCGGCTTTAGCTGCAGATATCATGGCATCTCGATTGATCATATCATCGGGCCTCGGAGAAGCGGCCGGCATCCTAGTCCAGCTCCTTGGCGAACCTTCGCAGGAACCTCTCATCAGGATAGGCCTCTCGGCCGTATGAGGATACGCTTAAGGCCGAGGCCGAGGCCCCGATGCGCCCGCATACCTCCAATGTCGCCCCGTCCAGGTAGCCGGCCAGAAAACCTGCGGCATATACATCGCCCGCTCCCGTGGTGTCCACAACGACGGCCTTTCTTGCCGGGACCTTTATCGACGAGTTGTAAGTGGTTATCAACGACCCCTCGCGTCCCAGCGTGCAGACCACGACCTTAGCGCCCATGTCAAGGAGGGTCCTGCTGCCTTCCTGTGGGCCCGAGCCAGTGAGCATCCTCATCTCCCTATCATTGAGGAACACTATTCGGCTCCTCCCCACAATATCCCCTATCTGCCTCAATCCTCTTCGGGCATATTTCTCTCCGGGTGCGAAGGAGATGTAGACGTTATCGTCCAACAGATCCAGCAGCTGCTTCTGGAGAAGGAGCGCGGAATCGCTCGAGAATGAGCTGAGGTGCACGAACTTGGAGGCGTTGAGGTAGCTGATATCGTCGGCCATGAAGGAGAAGAAATCGTTGGAGTTGGGCATGGCCAGGAGGGACCGTTCACCATCTTTCAAAAGGGAGATGCACACACCCGCCCTCTTGTACATCTTCACATGGTCGACATCGACACCTTCCATGGAGCGAAGGAGGAACTTGGAACTGTCGTCCTTACCTGTCACTCCCAGGAATCCGGTGGAATAGCCCATGCGGGAGAGGGCGAACACTGTGTTGGCCGCCGATCCTCCCCCGCTGCGGGCGATGGGCTCCTGCGTCGCTAGCTCCTGAGAGACCTTCACGAACAGATCCTCATCCCCCACTATCTCCTCACCCGGCTCGAAGGTATGACCAGCCAGGGTGAGAGACGGAACCTTGTAGAAGAGGTCCACGTTCAGCGCTCCGACCCCGATAACATCCATTGGGACGGCCTAGATATGTTCAGGATATAATACCTTATCACCACGGCCTGTGGTTATCATCACAATTCTTCAGAACAGGTGATCGTCCACGACTCGGGACTCCCTCCCCACGGTGCAGAGCATGGTCTGCAGGCCCAGGGCAGCGATCCGTTCCCTTACCTTGGTCGCGCTCCTGCCAACGGTATTGATGTACACCGTGGCCCCGGTATCCATAGAGAAGTAGCAGGGAATGCCCTCCCGCCTCATGGACCGCACCTCGAGGATGACCCTCAAGGTATCCGGCCTCCACAATATCAGCCCCTGCTCCCCGGTCATGGTGACGGCGTGAAGCTGCAGCGTGTCCACCTCGGCGAGCCGTCCGACCTCTTCGGCGTCTCCCGCACGAACAGCCCTCTCCATATTGTCCAATGCTGTGGACACATGCTCCAGCCGTGACCTGAAAAAGGGAGAGGTGATCACGTCCCGGTGGGCCTCATCGGTCAGCTTGTACGCGGGCACGACGGCCACCACCATCGCCAGGTCGATGTCCGCAGGGTATGGTAAGGGCCGGGATACGGAGGTGAGATCGTCGCCGCCGTGCCACCGCGAGAACCCCCCGGTCACCGCACGGGAGGCAGAACCAGCCCCTCGTCGGGCAAAGCGTGACAGCTCCACCAGACCCATCTCCAGGCCCAGCGAGCGGGCGGCCGCGAGGGCGAGCGCGGCGAACCCTGAGGCCGAGGCGCCCAATCCCACGTTGGAGGGAAAATCGTTCCTCGACTCCATGCGAAATCCGGAGGTGACGCCCGCTTCTGCGCGCAGGAGGTCGATGACAGCGAGCACCCTTGTCAGCTCCCTCCCCGACAATGTCCTCCCGTCTATCACCGCTGCATCATGGGGCATGCCGAACTGCACGGTGGTGTGCGTGCGCAGGGGGGCGGTGCACACGGAGATCGAATCATGAAATGGTAGGCGGAGGGACTCATCCCTCAGACCATGGTATTTCACAAGTCCCTGGATGGGATGAGCGATGGCCGACGCTTTTGTCATCATACATCGAAAAGCACGGTTATGGACGGCTCCTCCTCGTTCACCTGCAGCAAGTGATAGGTAACCGCCTTGATCTCCTGCCGAGGAGAGTGCTTCGTGGCATCGAACCTCTCTCCTTTAGCTCTGCACTTCAGCATCCCCTCGCCGAATGTCACGTCAAACTCGTTGAGGAGCAACCCCTTGGCGTCGAAGATGAACAGCACCTCGGATAGGAAGTTGTAAAGAAGATCGTCCAGCGTGGAGCCCTCCGCCGTTATATGCTCCTCCACCAGGGCCTCGGCGCTGCTGGCGTCGACGATCTGGTCCATCATCCCGAAGGCGGCGTTCTGGAAGCACTCCTCCAGGGTCTCACCGTGCGCCTTGATCATAACGTCGGCAGTGTGCTCGAGGACCTCGTACCTCATCGCTCAGGGATGGGCCCAACGTGGATAAAAGGATTGTTCGGCGTTGGGACAGATTCTTATGCAGGTCCGTCATTGGACCTTTCGTGCGAATACTGATCATAGGTTGTGGCTCTATCGGATCTGTGCTGGCTAAGGCCGTGCACGATATGCCAGAGGTCGATCGCATCTATGTGACGGATCAGAGCAAGGACTACGCCCTCCACCTCATCGAGAGCCTGGAGAAGGCCCGTTACATCGACAACGTCAACGACAATATCGTGAAGGTGCTGGGAGAGGTCGACCTGGCAGTGGAGGCGGCTAGCCAGGAGGCTGCCCGCAAGTTCATCCCCTTCGTGCTGGAGAACGGGGCGGACGTGATGGTGATGAGCGTGGGCGTTTTCGCCGATGATGCCTTTCGTGAGAAGTGCTTCACCCTGGCAAAGAAACACCGTTCCCGCCTGTACGTGCCCTCCGGGGCCATATGTGGTACGGACGGTCTGCACTCCGCCTCCGCCGCTCACATCCAGGAGGTGCACCTGATCACAAGGAAGGGTCCGCGGGGCCTCAGAGGGGCGCCCGGACTGACGATGAAAGGCATTGATGTCGACACCCTTACCGAGCCTACGGTGGTCTTCGAGGGCAATGCCAGGGATGCGTCCAAACAGTATCCGAAGAACCTTAACGTGGCGGCAACGGTCTCGCTCCTCGGAATGGGCTTTGAGAACACCCATGTGACCATCATCTGCGATCCCACGACGGAGCGGAACGCGCACACCCTGGTGGTCAAGGGGGATTTCGGCGAGCTGCGATGCGAGACCCAGAACGTCCCATCTCCCATGACGCCCTCCACCAGCTATCTGGCCGCTCTGTCAGCGGTAGCAGCGATAAAACGGATACTTGGCAACGTATGGATAGGGGTTTGAAAAAGGGAAGTGTGGCCGTTAGGCCCTTGATCACTTCTTCTTGGGAGCAGCCTTCTTCGTGGCCGCGGGCTTCTTGGGAGCAGCCTTCTTGGGGGCAGGCTTCTTAGGCGCCTTTGCCTTGGGCTCCTCCTCGACCTCTTCGACCACCTCGACCTCATCCTCTACTTCCTCATAGTCGAGGAAGTCGAGCATCGCATCCTCCAGGTCAGCCAGCACTTGCATGGCCTCCTCCTTCTTGTCCTTGTCCATAAGGTCAAGGGCCTCAGCGACCATATCCAGCATGCTCTCCAACTCGTTGTCGAGATCCTCAAAAGCGGTACCAAGAGTGACCATGTGATTCACCTTGGTTCAGTTACATATTATCTACATATTTCAACCTATGGCATTATGCCCATGGTGAGAGCAACCGATCGTGCGCTCATCTGGATGGCCGGTGTCGACCACATGCGGAGGCATTGATGCGAGACCAATCAGCAGGTTTATTGGGCAGGGCACCTTTGTTGTACTGGTCAGTCAATGAAAGATCGAGCTATCCGCATTTTCTCAAAGCTGCTCGAGCCCGTGGACGCGATCCTCCTGGTAAATGAGGAGGACCCCATGAGCGATGCATCGTTCTTCTATGCCACCGGGGCCGTGTCCGGCCTCTTCGAGCACTGCCCTGCCATCCTATTTCCTGACGGCAACGTCCGCATCATAACCTCCGCCCTGGAGGAAACGTCGGCGCGTACCACTTCCGCAGAGGTCGTACCGTACTCCAATCCCCATGAGCGAAGAGAGCTGCTGCGCTCATCTCTCAAGGGGGCGAAGCGCGTGGGGATCAACGGACCAGGGATCACCTACCACTGGTGCAAGGAGGTCCAGGCCGCCCTTCCCGGGGTGGAGCTGGTCGACGTGTCCGATGCGGTCTCATCCGCTCGAAGGGTCAAGGACGGCAAGGAGATCGACGCCATCCGGGATGCCTGCAGGATAGCCTCCAATGTGGCGGACGCCATACCTGATCTCATCTCTGTGGGGATGAAGGAGAGCGAGGCGGGAGCGGAGATATCGTATCGCATGCAGAGGGCAGGGGCAAGCTCAGTGTCCTTCGAGACCATCGCCGCCTTCGGCCCGGCCTCGGCGGAGCCGCACTACTCGCCCCAGAGCAGAAAGCTGATGGACGGAATGCCAGCGCTCTTCGACTTCGGATGCAAGGTCCGCCGCTACTGCTCGGATATTTCGCGCACTTTCATCGCCGGTCGCGTTGATGAGCGTTTCCGCCGCATGTACGAGGTCGTGGCCGAGGCCCAGCGAAGGGCTATCGCCGTCATTCGGCCTGGCGTCAACGGGATGACGGTGGACGCGGCTGCCCGCTCATACATCGACTCTACAGAGTTCCAGGGAAGGTTCATCCACTCCACCGGACACGGCCTGGGACTGAATGTGCACGACGGAGGTCGCTTCGCCCCCAACGTCGACCTGATTCTGGAGGAGAACATGGTCATGACCGTGGAGCCAGGAGTATATCTGCCCGGCATGGGAGGGGTCAGGATCGAGGATGATGTCGTCATCACCAGGAACGGTTGCGAACTGCTTACGACCGCTAAGAAGGAACTGAAGGTGATCTAATGGAGGACGCTCTCAACAAGGCCATCCGCACGATGCAGGAGGAAGGGGCGGAGTTCTGCGATGCCCGCTACGAGGACCGATGGGGTCTGATAATCTCCGTATCCAACAGGGAGCTGAGGAACCTCTCCACGAACCGCATCGCCGGGGTCGGCCTCAGGGCACGCATCGGAGGCTCCTGGGGCTCCTCCTCCGGAGGCCGTTTCGATCCCGAGAGCCTGAGGGAGATGGCCCGAAAGGCCGTACGGGCCGCCAAGTTGGGAGATAGCCCGGGGGCGCCGATACCGGAGCAGCCCGCCTACACAGGTAAATTCCAGATGAAGATGAGGGTGCCTCCCGCCAATGTGCCCGTGGAGGAGAAGCTGGCCATGGTGAAGGACCTGGACGAGGCACAGCACATCTCCGACAGGATCGTTAACACCAACGCCATATATTCCGAGGGCAAGAGGACCACGGTGCTGGTGAACTCCTTCGGTTCAAGGCTTCGATGGGAGGACGGGCGACTTCGTATGAACGCCATCGCCGTGGCCAGGGAGAACGGGAGAATGGAGTCGTATCGCGAGGGTATCGCCGGCTCCAAGGGCATGGAGCTTATCCAGCAACGGGACCTCAGTGAGATGGGGGTGTCCGCGGCCCGGGAGGCCATCGTCCAGCTGGGGGCCGTAAAGCCCCCTTCGGGGCGGATAACCTGCATCACCGATCCCGAGATAAGTGGCCTGCTGGCGCACGAGGTCATGGGCCATGCATCGGAAGCGGACGAGGTCGTCAAGAGGCGGTCGTTCCTCACCGACAAGATAGGCCAGGTGGTAGCGGATGAGCAGATCACCATGGTGGACGACGGGACCCTGGAGGGCGGTTATGGCACTTTACTGTTCGACGATGAGGGCACTCCCGCGTCCCGGACGGTGGTCATCAAGAACGGAGTGTACAACAGCTACCTCCATGATCTGGAGACAGGAGCGTCCATGGGCGTTCCGTCCACTGGCAATGGCCGACACGAGGATTTCGGGCGCCGGGTGTGGGTGCGCATGACCAACACCTTCTTCGAGGCCGGCGACTGGAAGTTGGAGGAGATGCTGGAGGATGTCAAGTTCGGCGTGCTTACGGACAAGTTCGTAAATGGAATGGAGGACCCCGTGGGGGGGAGCTTCGAGGCCAAGGCCCACCGCGGATTCCTCATCGAGAACGGGAAGATAACAAAACCGCTGCGCGCCATGACACTGACCGGCAAGGCACTGGACATTCTGCATACGACCGACGCCGTGGGCGATAAGGTATCCATGGACCCTGGTACCTGCGGTAAGGGGACGGAGGACCATGTACCCGTCTCCTCAGGAGGGCCTTACTGCCGCTCCCAGATAATCATAGGGGGCGATTGAATGGAAGAAGTGAAGCTGGACGTGGTAACCCTCGCTCGAATGGCCCTGGATGCGGCCGGAAAGGCCGGAGCGACCCAGGCCGAGGCCTTCGCCGTGAGATCCGTCACCAAGAGCGTGTACGTTGACGATACCCGGATAAAGATATGCGAGGAGAAGGAGGACCAGGGCATCGCCATGCGGGCGATGAAGGGTAAGCGGTTGGCGCAGGTGTCATCGACCGCGGTCTTCGAGAACGATGCAGTGGCCTGTGCCAAGGTGGCGACCTTGCTGGCCGAGCGATCGCCTTCATCGAGGACTTATGATCACTTCCCCATGCCGTCCCCGGCCACGCTACCGCCGGGTCCCTGGGACGCTCGCATCGAGTCTGCGGAGGCCTTGGACCTCATAGATCTGGTAAAGGCCACGATCGGTGCCGCGGCGGACCGCGGGGTCAAGGTACCTCGAGGCGTCCTGCGTGTCGCTACCATCGAGTCCAACATCTTCAACACCAACGGTGTGGACGTGTCCCAAAGGAGCACCCTCATGTATGCCAACTATGATGCCATGGCCGAGGGAGCCTCTCCGGGGGAGGGCGTGATATCATCCAACTCCCCTTGGCTCAAGGACTACGCTCCCGAGACCTTAGGGGAAAGGTTAGCGGAACAGGCTCTATCTGCCAGGGATGCCAAGTCGCTCGACGCCCCCATGAGAGGCACGGTCATGATCTCCCCCTGGGAGATGGGCCAGATGCTGGCAACCTCCATCATGCCTGCGGTGAGCGCTGAGAGCGTCCATAAGAAGCGCAGTCCGTGGGCAGGGATGGAAGGGGGGCAGGTGGCATCCGAGAAGCTCACCATCGTGGACGATCCCTCTGACAGCCGGGGTCTCCTCTCAGCCGCCTACGACGATGAGGGCGTTCCCACCACTGTCAAGAGCGTGATCGATAAAGGGGTCCTGAGCTCATACCTTTACGACAGCTACAACTCCAGCGTCGAGAGGAAGGCACCTTCCGGCAATGGCATGAGGCGCCGCCCACAGGACGCCCAGTATCTCTTTAAAAGCTCCTTGGCATGCGCCCCCGTGAACATGGTGGTA
Above is a window of Methanomassiliicoccus sp. DNA encoding:
- the mvaD gene encoding diphosphomevalonate decarboxylase; translated protein: MTKASAIAHPIQGLVKYHGLRDESLRLPFHDSISVCTAPLRTHTTVQFGMPHDAAVIDGRTLSGRELTRVLAVIDLLRAEAGVTSGFRMESRNDFPSNVGLGASASGFAALALAAARSLGLEMGLVELSRFARRGAGSASRAVTGGFSRWHGGDDLTSVSRPLPYPADIDLAMVVAVVPAYKLTDEAHRDVITSPFFRSRLEHVSTALDNMERAVRAGDAEEVGRLAEVDTLQLHAVTMTGEQGLILWRPDTLRVILEVRSMRREGIPCYFSMDTGATVYINTVGRSATKVRERIAALGLQTMLCTVGRESRVVDDHLF
- a CDS encoding aspartate dehydrogenase, which encodes MRILIIGCGSIGSVLAKAVHDMPEVDRIYVTDQSKDYALHLIESLEKARYIDNVNDNIVKVLGEVDLAVEAASQEAARKFIPFVLENGADVMVMSVGVFADDAFREKCFTLAKKHRSRLYVPSGAICGTDGLHSASAAHIQEVHLITRKGPRGLRGAPGLTMKGIDVDTLTEPTVVFEGNARDASKQYPKNLNVAATVSLLGMGFENTHVTIICDPTTERNAHTLVVKGDFGELRCETQNVPSPMTPSTSYLAALSAVAAIKRILGNVWIGV
- a CDS encoding TldD/PmbA family protein, whose protein sequence is MEEVKLDVVTLARMALDAAGKAGATQAEAFAVRSVTKSVYVDDTRIKICEEKEDQGIAMRAMKGKRLAQVSSTAVFENDAVACAKVATLLAERSPSSRTYDHFPMPSPATLPPGPWDARIESAEALDLIDLVKATIGAAADRGVKVPRGVLRVATIESNIFNTNGVDVSQRSTLMYANYDAMAEGASPGEGVISSNSPWLKDYAPETLGERLAEQALSARDAKSLDAPMRGTVMISPWEMGQMLATSIMPAVSAESVHKKRSPWAGMEGGQVASEKLTIVDDPSDSRGLLSAAYDDEGVPTTVKSVIDKGVLSSYLYDSYNSSVERKAPSGNGMRRRPQDAQYLFKSSLACAPVNMVVSPGRRSPEDIISSMEEGVVVERFAFPTVSPYTGAFSLEVRSAYIVRNGSPAGQIKHALITGNLFDGLKSIVEVGNDATITGDVILPSIAFDGFEVVGSR
- a CDS encoding archease: MRYEVLEHTADVMIKAHGETLEECFQNAAFGMMDQIVDASSAEALVEEHITAEGSTLDDLLYNFLSEVLFIFDAKGLLLNEFDVTFGEGMLKCRAKGERFDATKHSPRQEIKAVTYHLLQVNEEEPSITVLFDV
- a CDS encoding aminopeptidase P family protein, with translation MKDRAIRIFSKLLEPVDAILLVNEEDPMSDASFFYATGAVSGLFEHCPAILFPDGNVRIITSALEETSARTTSAEVVPYSNPHERRELLRSSLKGAKRVGINGPGITYHWCKEVQAALPGVELVDVSDAVSSARRVKDGKEIDAIRDACRIASNVADAIPDLISVGMKESEAGAEISYRMQRAGASSVSFETIAAFGPASAEPHYSPQSRKLMDGMPALFDFGCKVRRYCSDISRTFIAGRVDERFRRMYEVVAEAQRRAIAVIRPGVNGMTVDAAARSYIDSTEFQGRFIHSTGHGLGLNVHDGGRFAPNVDLILEENMVMTVEPGVYLPGMGGVRIEDDVVITRNGCELLTTAKKELKVI
- a CDS encoding TldD/PmbA family protein — translated: MEDALNKAIRTMQEEGAEFCDARYEDRWGLIISVSNRELRNLSTNRIAGVGLRARIGGSWGSSSGGRFDPESLREMARKAVRAAKLGDSPGAPIPEQPAYTGKFQMKMRVPPANVPVEEKLAMVKDLDEAQHISDRIVNTNAIYSEGKRTTVLVNSFGSRLRWEDGRLRMNAIAVARENGRMESYREGIAGSKGMELIQQRDLSEMGVSAAREAIVQLGAVKPPSGRITCITDPEISGLLAHEVMGHASEADEVVKRRSFLTDKIGQVVADEQITMVDDGTLEGGYGTLLFDDEGTPASRTVVIKNGVYNSYLHDLETGASMGVPSTGNGRHEDFGRRVWVRMTNTFFEAGDWKLEEMLEDVKFGVLTDKFVNGMEDPVGGSFEAKAHRGFLIENGKITKPLRAMTLTGKALDILHTTDAVGDKVSMDPGTCGKGTEDHVPVSSGGPYCRSQIIIGGD